The following proteins come from a genomic window of Mycobacterium sp. DL:
- a CDS encoding acyl-CoA dehydrogenase family protein — MTDIANPERMLFASTTQAFLEKEGSLSSVRGLHASGVAFEKDWWQRAAELGWASLLVPEELGGGSVSGDGVADLALVAEQVGHTVAPGPLHPVSVVLTGLVEAPGGHEAYIEALVSGEAVASWAVYEPTRPFAPLQAGTTATRTESGYRIDGVKDRVEAGTDSDAVLVVATCGGEIRQFLVPIDTAGITVTPQKSVDLVKRYARVQFDAVEVDESAAVGTAEQTPAIIERQQQIAVVLQCAEIVGILDAVLAMTNQWLFDRHSFGRPLASYQALKHRAADMKMWFEACRATTAGAVAAVSARSPEAQKFASVAKAYVAERAPAMLQDCVQLHGGIGVTWEHDLHLYLRRVALYRAMFGSPEDHHREVYALSAEPRARETTTQESNP, encoded by the coding sequence ATGACCGACATCGCCAATCCGGAGCGGATGCTCTTCGCCTCCACCACCCAGGCGTTCCTGGAGAAGGAAGGCTCGCTCAGCAGTGTGCGGGGACTGCATGCTTCCGGCGTCGCCTTCGAAAAGGACTGGTGGCAGCGGGCGGCCGAGCTGGGCTGGGCCAGTCTGCTGGTACCGGAAGAACTCGGCGGGGGCAGTGTCTCCGGCGACGGTGTCGCCGATCTGGCGTTGGTCGCCGAACAGGTCGGCCACACGGTCGCGCCGGGACCCTTGCATCCGGTCAGCGTCGTGCTGACCGGTCTCGTCGAAGCGCCCGGCGGGCACGAGGCGTATATCGAAGCTCTCGTGAGCGGCGAAGCGGTGGCATCCTGGGCTGTGTATGAGCCCACCCGGCCGTTCGCTCCGCTACAGGCCGGCACGACCGCCACACGCACCGAATCCGGTTACCGGATCGACGGCGTGAAGGACCGCGTCGAAGCAGGAACCGACAGCGACGCTGTGCTCGTGGTCGCCACCTGTGGCGGCGAGATCAGGCAGTTCCTGGTGCCGATCGACACCGCCGGGATCACGGTGACCCCGCAGAAGTCCGTCGACCTGGTCAAGCGTTACGCCCGGGTGCAATTCGACGCCGTCGAGGTGGACGAATCCGCCGCCGTCGGTACCGCCGAGCAGACCCCGGCCATCATCGAGCGCCAGCAGCAGATCGCCGTTGTGCTCCAGTGTGCCGAGATCGTCGGCATCCTCGATGCGGTCCTGGCGATGACCAACCAGTGGCTGTTCGACCGGCACAGCTTCGGCCGGCCGTTGGCGTCCTATCAGGCACTCAAGCACCGTGCGGCCGACATGAAGATGTGGTTCGAGGCGTGCCGGGCCACCACGGCGGGAGCTGTTGCGGCGGTCTCGGCACGTTCGCCCGAGGCTCAGAAGTTCGCTAGTGTCGCCAAAGCCTATGTGGCCGAACGCGCTCCAGCGATGCTTCAGGACTGCGTGCAACTGCACGGCGGGATCGGCGTGACCTGGGAGCACGATCTTCACCTGTATCTCAGACGTGTTGCGCTCTACCGGGCGATGTTCGGTTCCCCCGAAGACCACCACCGCGAGGTGTACGCGCTGAGCGCCGAACCGCGCGCACGCGAAACGACGACGCAGGAGTCGAATCCATGA
- a CDS encoding amidohydrolase family protein: MPSRILDYPVFDADNHFYEPKEALTQFLPDHRKGIIDYIEVHGRTKIMVRNTISDYIPNPTFEVVAKPGAQEEYFRHGSGGKSFREIMGKPMKAIPAFRNPEARLEVLDGLGLDYTLMFPTLASLVEERLKDDPEAILDIVHGLNQWMYETWQFNYENRIFSTPVINLANVDRAIEELEWCVERGAKTVLVRPAPVPGYRGSRSFGLPEFDPFWDACVKAGIPVSMHASDSGYAAYLNDWEPGDEFKPFKPTSFRMVAMGKRPIEDTMAALVCHGALTRNPDLRILSVENGASWVPYLFYQFKDVYSKMPQEFPEDPIEAFKRCVYVAPFWEDDFKQMADLCGIDRVIFGSDWPHPEGLADPINLVSDLERMGLDDSGVRKVMGGNMVDLFKVPSKKVYKPDVPALVLT; encoded by the coding sequence ATGCCGTCTCGCATCCTCGACTATCCGGTGTTCGATGCCGACAACCACTTCTACGAGCCCAAAGAGGCGCTGACACAGTTCCTGCCGGATCACCGCAAGGGGATCATCGACTACATCGAGGTGCACGGCCGCACCAAGATCATGGTTCGCAACACGATCAGCGACTACATCCCGAACCCCACGTTCGAGGTGGTCGCCAAACCCGGCGCCCAGGAGGAATACTTCCGGCACGGCAGCGGTGGCAAGAGTTTCCGCGAGATCATGGGCAAGCCCATGAAGGCGATCCCCGCATTCCGCAACCCCGAGGCCCGCCTCGAGGTGCTCGACGGGCTCGGCCTGGATTACACGTTGATGTTTCCCACGCTGGCATCCCTGGTCGAGGAGCGCCTCAAGGACGACCCCGAGGCCATCCTCGACATCGTCCACGGGTTGAACCAATGGATGTATGAGACATGGCAGTTCAACTACGAGAATCGCATCTTCTCCACCCCGGTCATCAACCTCGCCAACGTCGACCGCGCGATCGAGGAACTCGAATGGTGCGTGGAACGCGGCGCCAAGACCGTTCTGGTGCGTCCCGCGCCGGTTCCCGGGTATCGCGGCAGTCGCTCCTTCGGCCTGCCCGAGTTCGATCCCTTCTGGGATGCCTGCGTGAAGGCCGGCATCCCGGTGTCCATGCACGCGTCGGACAGCGGATATGCGGCGTACCTCAATGATTGGGAGCCCGGAGACGAGTTCAAGCCGTTCAAACCGACATCGTTCCGGATGGTCGCGATGGGTAAGCGCCCCATCGAGGACACCATGGCGGCACTGGTGTGCCACGGTGCGCTGACCCGCAACCCGGATCTGCGCATCCTGTCGGTCGAGAACGGCGCCTCGTGGGTGCCCTACCTGTTCTACCAATTCAAAGACGTCTACTCGAAGATGCCGCAGGAGTTCCCCGAGGATCCGATCGAGGCATTCAAGCGATGCGTCTACGTCGCGCCGTTCTGGGAGGACGACTTCAAGCAGATGGCGGATCTGTGCGGGATCGACCGCGTCATCTTCGGCTCGGACTGGCCGCACCCCGAGGGCCTGGCGGACCCCATCAACCTGGTCAGCGACCTGGAGCGGATGGGCCTCGACGACAGCGGTGTCCGAAAGGTGATGGGCGGCAACATGGTCGACCTCTTCAAGGTCCCCAGCAAGAAGGTCTACAAGCCGGATGTGCCCGCGCTCGTCCTGACCTGA
- a CDS encoding TetR/AcrR family transcriptional regulator encodes MSAKAQPEPAVSAETESRASRFMRSALAILGETGRTDFTVLEVVERSKTSLRAFYQHFATKDELLLALVERIMADATERWRAEIGPMNSDDALRVLIERICAPAESTTQDSINRGLTYYNDHLLETRPKEFAKVLAPLHELVSDVLRRGITEGVFRPDLDVDTDAAIMMQTVLGALPMRELGAELNGIPIDGGHLYRFCLRGLAAKSP; translated from the coding sequence ATGTCGGCAAAGGCTCAGCCGGAACCCGCGGTCAGCGCCGAAACCGAATCCCGCGCCAGCCGTTTCATGCGGTCGGCGCTGGCGATACTCGGCGAGACGGGGCGCACCGATTTCACCGTCCTCGAGGTGGTCGAACGCTCCAAGACCTCACTGCGGGCGTTCTACCAGCATTTCGCCACCAAGGACGAGCTGCTGCTGGCCCTGGTCGAGAGGATCATGGCCGACGCCACCGAGCGGTGGCGTGCCGAGATCGGGCCGATGAACAGCGACGACGCGTTGCGCGTGCTGATCGAGCGCATCTGCGCACCAGCCGAATCCACCACCCAGGACAGCATCAACCGGGGATTGACCTACTACAACGACCACCTGCTGGAGACCCGGCCCAAGGAGTTCGCCAAGGTTCTCGCACCACTGCACGAACTCGTCAGCGACGTGCTGCGCCGCGGTATCACCGAGGGTGTCTTTCGCCCCGACCTCGACGTCGACACCGACGCCGCGATCATGATGCAGACCGTGCTGGGAGCACTGCCGATGCGTGAACTGGGCGCCGAGCTGAACGGGATCCCGATCGACGGCGGCCACCTGTATCGGTTCTGCCTCCGCGGCCTCGCCGCTAAATCGCCCTGA
- a CDS encoding acyl-CoA thioesterase domain-containing protein encodes MTADSAQVQWTVQELLDLFDARPGETDTFTAQTGPAGEDERQVVEGTQVLAQSIVAAAKRFPDKSVRSVHSVFARAVMVGAGPVELDIDVVSEGRSTATAVVTATQNGKRCITTTVLADVPTGDVIRHHLPRPEVSGPADSHLSPMPMMGRELRLVDVEDVNSPDEVGPPELYAWLHYDPIPERDDLAKALIAYFTGHLGISTTMRAHEGIGTSQAHLTVSTAPMTVSVSFHEPVRWDGWLLYTHESTQVGAGMSYVRGAVHTQEGELIASFAQDGLIRPLRQVDTSIKEQSRL; translated from the coding sequence ATGACCGCGGATTCGGCGCAGGTGCAGTGGACGGTCCAGGAATTGCTCGATCTCTTCGACGCTCGGCCCGGTGAAACGGACACGTTCACCGCGCAGACCGGACCCGCAGGCGAGGATGAACGGCAGGTGGTCGAGGGCACCCAGGTCCTCGCGCAGTCGATCGTGGCTGCTGCCAAGCGGTTTCCGGACAAGTCGGTGCGCTCGGTGCACTCGGTGTTCGCCAGGGCCGTCATGGTCGGTGCGGGACCGGTAGAGCTCGACATCGATGTCGTCAGCGAAGGCCGTTCCACCGCAACGGCAGTCGTGACGGCGACGCAGAACGGCAAGCGCTGCATCACGACGACGGTGCTCGCCGACGTGCCGACCGGTGATGTGATCCGTCATCACCTACCCCGGCCCGAGGTGTCCGGCCCCGCCGACTCCCATCTGTCCCCGATGCCCATGATGGGCCGCGAGTTGCGCCTGGTCGACGTCGAGGACGTGAACAGCCCCGACGAGGTCGGTCCACCGGAGCTGTACGCCTGGCTGCACTACGATCCGATCCCCGAGCGGGACGACCTCGCCAAGGCGCTCATAGCGTATTTCACAGGGCATCTTGGTATTTCGACGACGATGCGGGCGCACGAAGGCATCGGGACCAGCCAGGCGCACCTGACCGTCTCGACTGCTCCGATGACGGTCTCGGTCAGCTTTCACGAGCCGGTGCGCTGGGACGGCTGGCTGCTGTACACCCACGAGAGCACCCAGGTGGGTGCCGGCATGTCCTACGTCCGCGGGGCAGTGCACACCCAGGAGGGCGAGCTCATCGCATCCTTCGCCCAGGACGGCCTCATCCGTCCGCTGCGACAGGTCGACACCTCGATCAAGGAACAGTCGCGCCTCTAA
- a CDS encoding DUF885 domain-containing protein, with translation MARPTTAVDAVAERYLTASAALDPCAATESGITGYDDQITDYSPDGVTARADAARVALRELDGAEPVDDVDVVTVAAMRERLGVLIDKHEASLDLGELNVIASPLQTMRDVFDLMATDTDDDWAVINRRLSLIPKRVSGYADGLRAAVSAGRAPAARQLRRAIEQSGQIQHLFVDMVAATSVNDDTLRDELRRSAQAAAGAYASLVTVFRDDIGPHAREVDACGRDAYSVLSRSFLGAEVDLDEAYHWGLDQLQKIVAEQDSIAGRLYRGASAAEALRRLDDEPRYLIDGTDALQEWMQNLSDRVVDSLAGHHFDIAEPLRNLECRIAPTHTGGIYYTGPSEDLTRPGRMWWSVPHGVTTFHTWQETTTVFHEGVPGHHLQIGRAVMLADRLNRWRRLGCWVSGHGEGWALYAERLMAELGWLDDAGNRMGMLDAQRFRAARVVIDIGVHCGLTAPDGGIWDADRAWTFLQSHSAMAEENLRFELDRYLGWPGQAPSYAIGQRIWQQLRDEVQARGVSLKEFHGRALDLGGLPLDVLRSAVAA, from the coding sequence TTGGCTAGGCCCACCACCGCCGTCGACGCCGTCGCCGAGCGTTACCTCACCGCGTCGGCAGCCCTCGATCCCTGTGCGGCAACCGAATCGGGCATCACAGGCTACGACGACCAGATCACCGACTACTCACCCGACGGGGTGACCGCGCGGGCCGACGCGGCCCGGGTCGCGTTGCGGGAGCTGGACGGGGCCGAACCCGTCGACGACGTCGACGTGGTCACCGTCGCCGCGATGCGCGAGCGGCTCGGCGTGCTGATCGACAAGCACGAAGCAAGCCTGGACCTCGGTGAGCTGAACGTGATCGCGTCACCGCTGCAGACGATGCGCGACGTCTTCGACCTGATGGCCACCGACACCGATGACGACTGGGCGGTGATCAACCGCAGACTGTCACTCATCCCGAAGCGGGTCTCCGGTTATGCCGACGGCTTGCGCGCCGCGGTGTCGGCCGGTCGCGCACCTGCTGCGCGTCAGCTGCGAAGGGCCATCGAACAATCCGGCCAGATTCAGCATCTCTTCGTCGACATGGTCGCCGCCACCTCTGTAAATGACGACACGCTGCGCGACGAACTCAGGCGAAGCGCTCAGGCGGCTGCCGGCGCGTACGCGTCCCTGGTGACGGTGTTCCGCGACGACATCGGCCCGCACGCTCGTGAGGTGGACGCCTGTGGGCGCGATGCCTACAGCGTGCTGTCCCGATCGTTCCTGGGAGCAGAGGTCGATCTCGACGAGGCCTATCACTGGGGACTCGATCAACTGCAGAAGATTGTGGCCGAACAGGATTCGATCGCGGGTCGGCTCTATCGCGGCGCTTCGGCTGCCGAGGCGCTGCGGCGACTGGACGACGAACCGCGTTACCTCATCGACGGTACCGATGCGCTGCAGGAGTGGATGCAGAACCTGTCCGACCGCGTGGTCGATTCCCTGGCCGGGCACCATTTTGACATCGCCGAACCACTGCGCAACCTGGAGTGCCGGATCGCGCCGACCCACACCGGGGGCATCTACTACACCGGGCCGTCAGAAGACCTGACCCGGCCGGGACGGATGTGGTGGTCGGTCCCCCACGGCGTGACCACGTTCCACACCTGGCAGGAGACCACCACGGTGTTCCACGAAGGTGTCCCGGGGCATCATCTGCAGATCGGCCGCGCGGTGATGCTGGCCGATCGACTCAACCGCTGGCGCAGGCTCGGGTGCTGGGTGTCCGGGCACGGGGAAGGCTGGGCGCTCTACGCCGAACGGTTGATGGCCGAGCTCGGCTGGCTCGACGACGCTGGCAACCGCATGGGAATGCTTGATGCCCAACGTTTCCGGGCAGCACGAGTCGTCATCGACATCGGGGTGCACTGCGGGTTGACCGCGCCAGACGGCGGCATCTGGGACGCCGATCGTGCGTGGACCTTCTTGCAGTCGCACAGCGCGATGGCCGAGGAGAATCTTCGGTTCGAACTGGACCGCTACCTCGGCTGGCCCGGCCAGGCGCCGTCCTACGCGATCGGGCAGCGGATCTGGCAGCAGTTGCGCGACGAGGTGCAGGCCCGAGGAGTCTCACTCAAGGAGTTCCACGGCCGGGCACTGGATCTCGGCGGTCTGCCGTTGGACGTGCTGCGCTCGGCCGTGGCGGCTTAG
- a CDS encoding neutral zinc metallopeptidase encodes MTFNEGMQIDTSTTSSSGGGRGPGRGIAVGGGIGGLLIVVVALFLGVDPGTVLPQQPQMDTQGVEAPGFDLSQCRTGADANAIVQCRVVATGNSVDEVWEQLLPGYTRPSIRLFSGQVDTRCGPANSAVGPFYCPADQTAYFDTDFFDVLVDQFGSSGGPFAQEYVVAHEFGHHVQNLQGVLGRAQQDPEGPTGGGVRTELQADCYAGVWAHYAAITKQDGTDVPFLEPLSDRDISDALSAASSVGDDRIQEAATGRVNPESWTHGSSEQRQKWFTVGYQTGDPNKCDTFATNNLG; translated from the coding sequence ATGACCTTCAACGAGGGCATGCAGATCGACACCAGCACCACGTCCAGCAGCGGCGGGGGCCGAGGTCCCGGCCGCGGCATCGCGGTCGGGGGCGGTATCGGTGGGCTGCTGATCGTGGTGGTCGCCTTGTTCCTCGGCGTCGATCCGGGCACGGTGCTCCCCCAGCAGCCACAGATGGACACCCAGGGCGTCGAGGCTCCGGGCTTCGATCTGAGCCAGTGCAGGACCGGCGCGGACGCGAACGCCATCGTGCAGTGCCGGGTGGTGGCGACGGGGAACTCGGTCGACGAGGTCTGGGAGCAGCTGTTGCCCGGATACACCCGCCCGTCCATCCGGCTGTTCTCCGGCCAGGTCGACACCCGGTGTGGACCGGCGAACAGTGCTGTCGGACCGTTCTACTGCCCGGCCGATCAGACCGCCTACTTCGACACCGACTTCTTCGACGTCCTGGTTGATCAGTTCGGTTCCAGCGGCGGGCCTTTCGCCCAGGAATATGTGGTCGCCCACGAGTTCGGCCACCACGTGCAGAACCTGCAGGGAGTGCTCGGCCGTGCTCAGCAGGATCCCGAAGGCCCCACGGGTGGCGGCGTGCGTACCGAACTGCAGGCCGACTGCTACGCGGGTGTGTGGGCCCACTACGCGGCGATCACCAAACAGGACGGCACCGATGTGCCGTTCCTGGAGCCTTTGAGCGACAGGGACATCTCCGACGCCCTGTCGGCCGCATCCTCGGTAGGTGATGACCGGATCCAGGAGGCGGCGACGGGACGGGTCAACCCGGAGTCGTGGACACACGGTTCCTCCGAGCAGCGGCAGAAGTGGTTCACCGTCGGCTACCAGACCGGCGACCCGAACAAGTGCGACACCTTCGCGACCAACAACCTTGGCTAG
- a CDS encoding carboxylesterase/lipase family protein: MAVVVGHSPVVHTASGALRGDTEGGIGVWRGVPYAAQPVGQRRFLGPGPLAPWQGVRDAREHGPLPPQTKSFVGGGRDDPKVRDEACLTLTVWSPDTSAALPVMVWIPGGAFVYGAGQFQLYNGSRLAANGNVVVVNITYRIGVFGGFELSDLGEGFDDNLALRDQIAALAWVRDNIAAFGGDPAQVTVFGESAGATSVLALLASPAAEGLFHRAIAQSPALPLIADRELRAARAHEFLGRLGVGASEVKALPQRQLRRAAGMVQLKSAATTPTLAYGLTHGTELLPRHPVEAARTGELARMPLIIGTNSHEASMFAWTKPPMLPTTRPTVDAYFARVAPEAKERVLQAYPDYPRRRALIDLGSDVMFGAPAWAFADAYSVHAHTRMYRFDHFGLSLRMLGLGATHGSEIVHVQHSYASFIGRKLHPFGRRLQPPVGRRMQRAWLDFAHGEGVGEADWPVYETPRRRTRLITTARDVVAEDPDAVRRTAWDGVY, from the coding sequence GTGGCAGTTGTTGTCGGACATTCCCCGGTGGTGCACACCGCCTCGGGCGCCCTGCGCGGCGACACCGAGGGAGGGATCGGGGTCTGGCGCGGTGTGCCGTATGCCGCGCAACCGGTGGGACAGCGCCGGTTCCTGGGGCCGGGTCCGCTCGCTCCGTGGCAGGGGGTCCGGGATGCGCGCGAACACGGTCCACTGCCTCCGCAGACCAAATCGTTCGTCGGGGGCGGGCGGGACGACCCGAAGGTGCGTGACGAAGCCTGTCTGACCCTGACGGTGTGGTCGCCGGACACCTCAGCGGCACTGCCGGTCATGGTGTGGATCCCCGGGGGCGCCTTCGTGTACGGCGCCGGGCAGTTCCAGCTGTACAACGGCTCGCGACTGGCGGCCAACGGCAACGTGGTGGTGGTCAACATCACCTACCGGATCGGGGTGTTCGGCGGGTTCGAGCTCAGCGACCTCGGCGAGGGTTTCGACGACAACCTGGCGCTGCGAGATCAGATCGCCGCCTTGGCCTGGGTGCGGGACAACATCGCCGCCTTCGGCGGGGACCCGGCTCAGGTCACCGTGTTCGGCGAGTCGGCCGGGGCCACGTCGGTGTTGGCGTTGCTGGCCAGCCCCGCGGCCGAGGGACTGTTCCACCGGGCGATCGCGCAGAGTCCCGCGCTGCCGTTGATCGCCGACCGTGAACTCCGGGCAGCCCGGGCACATGAGTTCCTCGGACGCCTCGGGGTGGGTGCATCCGAGGTCAAGGCGTTGCCGCAGCGCCAACTGCGCCGCGCGGCCGGGATGGTGCAGCTCAAGAGCGCGGCCACCACCCCGACACTGGCCTACGGATTGACCCACGGCACGGAGTTGCTTCCCCGGCACCCGGTCGAGGCCGCCCGTACCGGTGAGTTGGCGCGGATGCCGCTGATCATCGGCACGAACAGCCACGAGGCATCGATGTTCGCCTGGACCAAACCGCCGATGCTGCCCACGACGCGGCCCACGGTCGACGCCTACTTCGCGAGGGTGGCGCCGGAGGCCAAAGAGCGTGTGCTGCAGGCATACCCGGACTATCCGCGCCGTCGCGCGCTGATCGACCTGGGATCCGACGTCATGTTCGGCGCCCCTGCCTGGGCGTTCGCCGATGCATACAGCGTGCACGCGCACACCCGCATGTACCGCTTCGACCACTTCGGTCTGAGCCTGCGCATGCTCGGCCTCGGCGCCACACACGGCAGTGAGATCGTGCATGTCCAGCACAGCTACGCGTCGTTCATCGGCCGCAAACTGCACCCGTTCGGCCGGCGGCTGCAGCCACCGGTAGGTCGCCGGATGCAACGCGCCTGGCTGGATTTCGCCCACGGCGAGGGGGTGGGGGAGGCGGACTGGCCCGTCTACGAAACCCCGCGCCGACGCACCCGGCTGATCACCACCGCCCGTGACGTCGTCGCCGAAGACCCCGACGCGGTCCGGCGGACCGCGTGGGACGGGGTGTACTAA